In a single window of the Streptomyces sp. HUAS ZL42 genome:
- a CDS encoding VWA domain-containing protein, translating into MIRTQRLAAGVCALLAALAAGIAFPAGAVADETTATAPKVDLVIDVSGSMRANDMDGKSRMAAAKQAFNEVLDATPEEVQLGIRTLGANYPGDDRRTGCKDTAQLYPVGPLDRTEAKTAVATLTPTGWTPIGPALLKAADDLEGGEGSKRIVLISDGEDTCAPLDPCEVAREIAAKGIGLTIDTLGLVPNAKMRQQLSCIAEATGGSYTSVEHTDELTDRVNQLVDRAADPVVTPVATQGADSCAKAPALESGLYTDREEFGQERWYRVEVAPGQEVRASVSVFADRAVNPDYGVLLRAVTVHGREIVRGEAAGNGRTDVISTGLRYPKAESDEEDAPAETVCLQVTNSFSAASGVKTTPGLPLELTVDVVDGPSQASDVASFGLGRGWWLLGALILTGFLAGLIWGWLSRWRVAVWRTN; encoded by the coding sequence ATGATCAGAACACAACGGCTGGCGGCCGGGGTCTGTGCCCTGCTCGCCGCGCTCGCGGCCGGGATCGCGTTCCCGGCCGGGGCGGTAGCCGACGAGACCACCGCCACCGCCCCGAAGGTCGACCTCGTCATCGACGTCAGCGGCTCGATGCGGGCGAACGACATGGACGGCAAGTCGCGGATGGCCGCGGCGAAGCAGGCGTTCAACGAGGTGCTGGACGCGACGCCCGAGGAGGTGCAGCTCGGCATCCGTACGCTGGGCGCCAACTACCCCGGGGACGACCGCAGGACGGGCTGCAAGGACACCGCGCAGCTCTACCCGGTCGGCCCGCTGGACCGCACCGAGGCCAAGACGGCGGTGGCCACCCTCACGCCCACCGGCTGGACCCCGATCGGCCCCGCCCTGCTGAAGGCGGCCGACGACCTCGAAGGCGGCGAGGGCTCCAAGCGGATCGTGCTGATCAGCGACGGTGAGGACACCTGCGCCCCGCTCGACCCGTGCGAGGTGGCCCGCGAGATCGCGGCCAAGGGCATCGGCCTGACCATCGACACGCTCGGCCTGGTGCCGAACGCGAAGATGCGGCAGCAGCTCAGCTGCATCGCCGAGGCGACCGGCGGCAGCTACACCTCGGTCGAGCACACCGACGAACTCACCGACCGTGTCAACCAGTTGGTGGACCGGGCCGCCGACCCGGTGGTGACGCCGGTCGCCACCCAGGGCGCGGACTCCTGCGCCAAGGCGCCCGCCCTCGAGTCCGGCCTGTACACGGACCGCGAGGAGTTCGGGCAGGAGCGCTGGTACCGCGTGGAGGTGGCACCGGGCCAGGAGGTGCGCGCCTCGGTGAGCGTCTTTGCCGACCGGGCCGTGAACCCGGACTACGGGGTGCTGCTGCGGGCGGTGACGGTGCACGGCCGCGAGATCGTGCGCGGGGAGGCGGCCGGCAACGGCCGTACGGACGTGATCTCGACCGGCCTGCGCTATCCGAAGGCCGAGAGCGACGAGGAGGACGCACCGGCCGAGACCGTGTGTCTCCAGGTCACCAACTCCTTCTCGGCGGCGTCCGGGGTGAAGACCACCCCCGGCCTGCCGCTGGAGCTCACGGTCGACGTCGTGGACGGGCCCTCGCAGGCGAGCGACGTGGCCTCCTTCGGTCTGGGGCGCGGCTGGTGGCTGCTGGGCGCGCTGATCCTCACCGGCTTCCTCGCCGGTCTGATCTGGGGCTGGCTGTCGCGCTGGCGGGTCGCGGTCTGGAGGACCAACTGA
- a CDS encoding pyridoxal phosphate-dependent aminotransferase translates to MEFRQSNKLSEVCYEIRGPVIEHANALEEAGHSVLRLNTGNPALFGFEAPEEILQDMIRMLPQAHGYTDSRGILSARRAVAQRYQNLGLEVGVDDVFLGNGVSELVSMAVQALIEDGDEILIPAPDFPLWTAVTTLAGGKAVHYLCDEQADWYPDLDDMASKITDRTKAVVIINPNNPTGAVYPKEIVEGTLDLARRHGLMVFADEIYDQILYDDAVHHSAASLAPDLVVLTFCGLSKTYRVAGFRSGWLVVTGPRQHAKDYLEGLTMLASMRLCANAPAQYAIQAALGGRQSIHELTTPGGRLHEQRTVAWEKLNEIPGVSCVKPKGALYAFPRIDPKVHPIHDDEKFVLDLLLREKIQVVQGTGFNWPTPDHFRILTLPHVDDLEAAIGRIGRFLSGYRQ, encoded by the coding sequence ATGGAGTTCCGGCAGTCGAACAAGCTGAGCGAGGTCTGTTACGAGATCCGCGGCCCGGTGATCGAGCACGCCAACGCACTGGAGGAGGCGGGGCACAGCGTGCTGCGCCTGAACACCGGCAACCCCGCGCTGTTCGGCTTCGAGGCACCGGAGGAGATCCTCCAGGACATGATCCGGATGCTCCCGCAGGCCCATGGCTACACGGACTCGCGCGGCATCCTCTCCGCCCGCCGCGCCGTCGCCCAGCGCTACCAGAACCTGGGCCTGGAGGTCGGAGTCGACGACGTCTTCCTCGGCAACGGCGTCTCCGAGCTGGTCTCTATGGCCGTACAGGCCCTGATCGAGGACGGCGACGAGATCCTGATCCCCGCCCCGGACTTCCCGCTCTGGACGGCGGTGACGACGCTCGCGGGCGGCAAGGCGGTCCACTACCTCTGCGACGAGCAGGCCGACTGGTACCCGGACCTGGACGACATGGCGTCGAAGATCACGGACCGCACCAAGGCCGTCGTGATCATCAACCCGAACAACCCGACCGGCGCGGTCTACCCGAAGGAGATCGTCGAGGGCACCCTCGACCTCGCCCGCCGGCACGGCCTGATGGTCTTCGCCGACGAGATCTACGACCAGATCCTGTACGACGACGCCGTGCACCACTCGGCCGCGTCGCTCGCCCCCGACCTGGTGGTCCTCACCTTCTGCGGCCTGTCGAAGACGTACCGGGTGGCGGGCTTCCGCTCCGGCTGGCTCGTCGTCACGGGCCCCAGGCAGCACGCGAAGGACTACCTGGAGGGCCTGACGATGCTGGCCTCCATGCGGCTGTGCGCCAACGCGCCCGCGCAGTACGCCATCCAGGCCGCGCTGGGCGGCCGCCAGTCCATCCACGAGCTGACCACGCCCGGCGGCCGGCTGCACGAACAGCGGACCGTGGCCTGGGAGAAGCTCAACGAGATCCCCGGTGTGTCGTGCGTGAAGCCCAAGGGCGCGCTGTACGCGTTCCCGCGCATCGACCCCAAGGTGCACCCGATCCACGACGACGAGAAGTTCGTCCTGGACCTGCTGCTGAGGGAGAAGATCCAGGTGGTCCAGGGCACCGGCTTCAACTGGCCGACTCCCGACCACTTCCGCATCCTCACCCTGCCGCATGTGGACGACCTGGAGGCGGCGATCGGACGGATCGGACGGTTCCTGAGCGGCTATCGTCAGTAG
- a CDS encoding IucA/IucC family protein, producing MHRPDSAETEVAAELAGVRPGLVPRFAAELPGARAAVLTRLWRAFAHEPLPWITHRERGREGLTLRLADGRRLRGPHADPYATSDHVTAVRLDEVTYDRPARLLTDLAVPHGSGFAAELGHSVASLALARAGQPSRPREWPGTDWEWEQRVVDGHPYHPNCRSRPGFSVAEQLAYGPEHGPVVELGTVPVPADECLVTGAWPQELRAGGRVVIPVHPWQAAHVLKTPCEPGPPAHPLMSLRTVAVPDGPHVKTALSARLTSSVRDISVASIAASARLSAFGEVLAAHTDGLLHVTRTLGAATADSPDLAAVLRESPRAYAGPGEHVVPVGALATTGLPGSPAWLAGFAWLALTVGLRLLELGVALEAHGQNLLVVLSDTGVPLRLVYRDLADIRVSPARLARHGIPVPELPGRILTDDVTALRRKLFGSLVGGALAGTAGSGAALRAALEPAVRRLPRTPDLTALCEMPLPAKALTLMRLSPGVPGDQWAKLPNPLVTEVF from the coding sequence GTGCACCGTCCCGACAGCGCCGAGACCGAGGTCGCCGCCGAACTGGCCGGCGTGCGTCCCGGCCTCGTGCCGCGGTTCGCCGCCGAGCTGCCCGGCGCCCGGGCGGCCGTGCTGACCCGTCTGTGGCGTGCCTTCGCCCATGAACCGCTGCCGTGGATCACGCACCGCGAGCGGGGCCGCGAGGGACTCACTTTGCGTCTGGCCGACGGCCGCCGGCTGCGCGGTCCGCACGCGGACCCGTACGCGACGTCCGACCACGTCACCGCCGTACGGCTCGACGAGGTGACGTACGACCGGCCTGCGCGGTTGCTCACGGATCTCGCCGTGCCGCACGGCTCGGGCTTCGCGGCCGAACTCGGCCACAGTGTCGCCTCGCTGGCGTTGGCGCGGGCCGGGCAGCCGTCTCGCCCGAGGGAGTGGCCCGGCACCGACTGGGAGTGGGAACAGCGGGTGGTCGACGGGCATCCGTACCATCCCAACTGCCGTTCCCGGCCCGGCTTCTCGGTGGCGGAACAGCTCGCGTACGGGCCGGAGCACGGGCCGGTGGTGGAGCTGGGGACGGTGCCGGTTCCGGCGGACGAGTGCCTGGTGACGGGTGCGTGGCCGCAGGAGTTGCGGGCCGGCGGGCGGGTGGTGATCCCGGTGCATCCCTGGCAGGCGGCGCACGTGCTCAAGACGCCGTGCGAACCGGGACCGCCGGCACATCCCCTGATGTCCCTGCGCACGGTTGCCGTACCGGACGGACCGCACGTCAAGACCGCGCTGAGCGCCCGGCTGACCTCCTCGGTGCGGGACATCTCCGTCGCCTCGATCGCCGCCTCCGCGCGCTTGTCGGCGTTCGGGGAGGTACTGGCGGCGCACACGGACGGACTGCTGCACGTCACGCGCACGCTGGGGGCGGCCACCGCCGACTCCCCCGACCTGGCGGCGGTGCTGCGGGAGTCGCCGCGGGCGTACGCGGGGCCCGGGGAACACGTCGTGCCGGTGGGGGCGCTCGCCACGACCGGCCTTCCCGGCTCTCCCGCCTGGCTGGCCGGCTTCGCGTGGCTCGCGCTCACGGTCGGGCTGCGGCTGCTGGAACTGGGCGTGGCCCTGGAGGCGCACGGACAGAACCTCCTGGTGGTGCTGTCCGACACGGGCGTCCCGCTGCGGCTGGTCTACCGCGACCTCGCGGACATCCGCGTCAGCCCGGCCCGGCTGGCCCGCCACGGCATCCCGGTGCCGGAACTGCCCGGCCGGATCCTCACCGACGACGTGACGGCCCTGCGGCGCAAGCTGTTCGGCTCGCTGGTGGGGGGCGCGCTGGCCGGGACGGCGGGCTCGGGGGCCGCGCTGCGGGCGGCGCTCGAGCCGGCCGTACGACGGCTGCCGCGCACGCCCGACCTCACGGCGCTGTGCGAAATGCCGCTGCCGGCCAAGGCGTTGACGCTGATGCGGCTGTCGCCGGGGGTGCCCGGGGATCAGTGGGCAAAGCTGCCCAATCCCCTGGTCACCGAGGTGTTCTGA
- a CDS encoding IucA/IucC family siderophore biosynthesis protein, translating into MDRVDLLPPPAGDDAQAHDAPAHDAVADRADACAAAPLLNCLLREVAEPLPERDGRRVYRLPGGGRLLRVRGERRPAEPEVYAAGAWHRLGHTELVKLVAEELRRHTGLSNHELPIEMIDSRDAVAAILTARARATPPDDLYLRSEQSLVTGHPHHPAPKARGGGPHSGWLPYAPEAHARFPLVLLGLREDAVVEEGDTSALDTLGEAPPGYRLLPAHPWQLDLAGRELAGAFADGRLVRLGTTSFDAWPTAAIRTLYAPERDLFLKFSLDVRITNDIRRLWRHDLLKLRRTDTAARSALGAFDGPAAWLGDRGYRTADFAFEELAVLVRDGLRDHVLPGATPLLAAGLVEGFTGSPLDGTADPAAWWEAYLAAVVPPALTAFAGHGVVLEAHLQNTLVAVDADGMPVQALFRDAEGVKLLPDVSRAAGWERLVYCLVVNHLTEIAGALSERHPGLDPWPAARRALARHDVPEAAELLTSPTLPGKTNLLLRWTAADGADARYLPLPNPLADG; encoded by the coding sequence ATGGATCGCGTGGACCTCCTGCCCCCGCCCGCCGGCGACGACGCCCAGGCACATGATGCCCCGGCGCACGACGCCGTTGCCGACCGCGCCGACGCCTGTGCGGCCGCACCGCTGCTCAACTGCCTGCTGCGGGAGGTGGCCGAGCCGCTGCCGGAGCGGGACGGACGGCGGGTGTACCGGCTGCCCGGCGGCGGCCGGCTGCTGCGCGTGCGGGGGGAACGGCGGCCCGCCGAGCCCGAGGTCTACGCGGCGGGCGCCTGGCACCGCCTCGGCCACACCGAACTCGTCAAGCTCGTCGCCGAGGAGCTGCGCCGCCACACCGGGCTGTCCAACCACGAACTGCCCATCGAGATGATCGACAGTCGTGACGCGGTCGCCGCGATCCTCACGGCACGCGCGCGCGCCACCCCGCCCGACGACCTCTATCTGCGCTCCGAGCAGTCCCTCGTCACCGGCCACCCCCACCACCCCGCGCCCAAGGCGCGCGGCGGCGGTCCGCACAGCGGCTGGCTGCCCTACGCGCCCGAGGCGCACGCCCGCTTCCCGCTGGTCCTGCTCGGGCTGCGCGAGGACGCGGTCGTCGAGGAGGGCGACACCTCGGCGCTCGACACCCTCGGCGAGGCCCCGCCCGGCTACCGCCTGCTGCCCGCCCACCCCTGGCAGCTCGACCTGGCGGGCCGGGAGCTCGCCGGGGCCTTCGCGGACGGCCGGCTCGTCCGGCTGGGCACGACCTCCTTCGACGCCTGGCCGACGGCCGCGATCCGCACGCTGTACGCCCCCGAGCGCGATCTCTTCCTGAAGTTCAGCCTCGACGTGCGCATCACCAACGACATCCGCCGGCTGTGGCGCCACGACCTGCTGAAACTGCGCCGGACGGACACGGCGGCACGCTCCGCTCTCGGGGCCTTCGACGGACCGGCGGCCTGGCTCGGCGACCGCGGCTACCGCACCGCCGACTTCGCCTTCGAGGAGCTGGCCGTCCTGGTCCGCGACGGACTGCGCGACCACGTCCTGCCCGGCGCGACCCCGCTGCTCGCCGCGGGCCTGGTGGAGGGCTTCACTGGCAGCCCGCTCGACGGTACGGCGGATCCGGCGGCCTGGTGGGAGGCGTACCTGGCAGCCGTCGTACCTCCCGCCCTGACGGCCTTCGCCGGCCACGGCGTCGTACTCGAGGCGCATCTGCAGAACACGCTCGTCGCCGTCGACGCGGACGGCATGCCCGTCCAGGCGCTGTTCCGGGACGCCGAGGGCGTCAAGCTGCTGCCGGACGTGTCCCGGGCCGCAGGCTGGGAGCGGCTGGTGTACTGCCTGGTCGTCAACCACCTCACCGAGATCGCCGGGGCCCTGTCCGAACGCCACCCGGGGCTGGACCCCTGGCCCGCCGCCCGCCGTGCACTGGCCCGGCACGACGTCCCGGAGGCCGCCGAGCTGCTCACCTCGCCCACCCTGCCCGGCAAGACCAACCTGCTGCTGCGCTGGACGGCCGCGGACGGCGCCGACGCGCGCTACCTCCCGCTGCCCAACCCGCTGGCCGACGGGTAG
- a CDS encoding globin domain-containing protein has translation MLSAESAAVVRATLPAVAGALDEITTRFYGAMFRDRPELLDGMFNRGNQASGAQRRALAGSIAGFATALLDAPDTRPDALLDRIAHKHAAVGVTDDQYTIVHKYLFGAIAEVLGDAVTPEVAAAWDEVYWLMAGALIGREARLYQDAGVEPGQVWRPWTVVERRTETPDVVSFVLRPADGEPAPRARAGQYVSVRVLMADGVHQLRQYSLSSDPGGDLRRITVKRVAGTGGAPDGEVSGLLHDQVHEGDELTLSAPFGDVFLDDPADATTPVVLVSAGIGGTPMTGILAHLNAVGSTRPVLVLHADRSPADHALRTETGELVGQLPGARSVFWYERPAPEEPGARKGLMNLAGIELPDDATVFLCGPLPFMRDVRAQLLRAGIPARRIRYEVFGPDLWLPGPAA, from the coding sequence ATGCTGTCCGCAGAGTCCGCCGCCGTGGTCCGTGCCACGCTTCCCGCCGTGGCCGGCGCGCTCGACGAGATCACGACACGCTTCTACGGCGCGATGTTCCGCGACCGGCCGGAACTGCTCGACGGGATGTTCAACCGCGGCAACCAGGCCAGCGGGGCCCAGCGCCGTGCGCTGGCGGGCTCGATCGCCGGGTTCGCGACCGCGCTGCTCGACGCCCCCGACACGCGCCCGGACGCCCTGCTGGACCGGATCGCGCACAAGCACGCTGCCGTCGGCGTCACCGACGACCAGTACACGATCGTGCACAAGTACCTGTTCGGCGCGATAGCCGAGGTTCTCGGCGACGCGGTCACCCCGGAGGTGGCGGCCGCCTGGGACGAGGTGTACTGGCTGATGGCCGGTGCCCTGATCGGCCGTGAGGCCCGCCTGTACCAGGACGCGGGCGTCGAGCCCGGCCAGGTGTGGCGGCCGTGGACGGTCGTCGAGCGCCGCACCGAGACGCCGGACGTGGTGTCCTTCGTCCTCCGCCCTGCCGACGGCGAACCGGCGCCGAGGGCGCGGGCGGGCCAGTACGTGAGCGTCCGGGTCCTGATGGCGGACGGGGTCCACCAGTTGCGCCAGTACAGCCTGTCCTCCGACCCGGGCGGGGATCTGCGGCGGATCACCGTCAAGCGGGTCGCCGGCACCGGCGGCGCACCGGACGGCGAGGTCTCCGGCCTGCTGCACGACCAGGTCCACGAGGGGGACGAGCTGACGCTCTCCGCTCCCTTCGGGGACGTCTTCCTCGACGACCCGGCCGACGCCACCACTCCGGTCGTTCTGGTCTCCGCGGGCATCGGCGGCACCCCCATGACCGGCATCCTGGCCCATCTCAACGCCGTCGGTTCGACCCGCCCGGTGCTGGTCCTGCACGCCGACCGCTCCCCCGCCGACCACGCCCTGCGCACCGAGACGGGCGAGCTGGTCGGGCAACTGCCGGGCGCCCGGTCGGTCTTCTGGTACGAGCGCCCCGCCCCGGAGGAACCCGGCGCCCGCAAGGGCCTGATGAACCTCGCCGGCATCGAACTGCCCGATGACGCGACGGTGTTCCTGTGCGGCCCGCTGCCGTTCATGCGCGACGTCCGCGCACAGCTGCTCCGCGCCGGGATCCCCGCACGGCGCATCCGCTACGAGGTCTTCGGACCCGATCTGTGGCTGCCCGGGCCGGCTGCGTGA
- a CDS encoding winged helix-turn-helix transcriptional regulator: protein MSPRRSYDQYCSAARALDVVGDRWTLLIVRELLAGPRRYTDLHADLPGVSTDVLASRLKDMERDGLTTRRRLPPPGAAYVYELTARGRELLPVLQALGEWGEGELGERRPTDAVRAHWFALPLLRALNGEGLVEVRLDEGHFHLHVGAEDGPVYGDGPAPGEPDARLELDVDTCGAVSRGESTVTDAVRDGRITVTGDGTLAKTLREA, encoded by the coding sequence ATGTCACCTCGCCGAAGCTACGACCAGTACTGTTCCGCCGCCCGCGCGCTCGACGTCGTCGGCGACCGCTGGACCCTGCTGATCGTCCGGGAGCTGCTCGCGGGCCCGCGCCGCTACACGGACCTGCACGCCGACCTGCCGGGTGTGAGCACGGACGTACTCGCCTCGAGGCTGAAGGACATGGAGCGCGACGGACTGACGACACGCCGCCGGCTGCCGCCGCCGGGCGCGGCCTATGTGTACGAACTCACCGCGAGGGGGCGGGAGTTGCTGCCTGTGCTGCAGGCGCTGGGGGAGTGGGGCGAGGGCGAGCTGGGAGAGCGGCGGCCCACGGACGCCGTACGCGCCCACTGGTTCGCGCTGCCGCTGCTGCGGGCGCTGAACGGCGAGGGGCTCGTCGAAGTCCGGCTCGACGAGGGCCACTTCCACCTCCACGTCGGCGCCGAGGACGGGCCGGTCTACGGCGACGGGCCCGCGCCGGGGGAGCCGGATGCCCGGCTGGAGCTGGACGTCGACACGTGCGGGGCCGTCAGCCGCGGGGAGTCGACCGTGACCGACGCCGTGCGCGACGGGCGGATCACGGTGACCGGCGACGGGACACTCGCGAAAACGCTCCGGGAAGCGTGA
- a CDS encoding oleate hydratase: MCGSRPTATRSCVMAKAYLVGSGIAALAAATFLIRDGGFDGSDIHVFEEQRNIGGSLDAGGTADAGYTMRGGRMFEAEFRCTYDLLSGIPTLDDPSVSVTQEILAGHEDFAWDDIARLVDGDGKIVDTRSMGFSERDRLELVRCLAGPEGHLDDRRISDCFGEHFFTTNFWFMWCTTFAFQPWHSAIEFRRYLRRFIHLFPEFSSMSGIHRTRYNQYDSIVRPLTAWLLEHGVTIHTGCHVTDLGLASQRRKTTVETIHLSRHGRDERIAVGPEDLVLVTNGSMTDASSLGSHTAAPSPQPHRSDAWLLWHRLARGRDDFGRPDVFDKHVKESRWESFTVTAKDPVFLEALEKFSGRETGRGGLMTFTDSNWLLTIVANRQPVYRNQPEDASVWWGYGLYPGRAGNHTPKPMTMCSGREILEEVLHHLRFDDAVAARVLETSTVVPCLMPYITSQFLARRRDDRPQVVPEGSVNLAFIGQFAEVPDDVVFTVEYSVRTAWTAVARLLGLDKQPPAVYKGHHDPHVLAAALETMHRR, translated from the coding sequence TTGTGCGGTTCCCGGCCGACGGCGACGAGGAGTTGTGTGATGGCGAAGGCGTATCTGGTGGGCAGCGGGATCGCGGCGCTCGCCGCGGCCACGTTCCTGATCCGCGACGGCGGTTTCGACGGATCGGACATCCACGTCTTCGAGGAGCAGCGGAACATCGGCGGCAGTCTGGACGCGGGCGGCACGGCCGACGCCGGCTACACCATGCGCGGCGGGCGGATGTTCGAGGCCGAGTTCCGCTGCACCTACGACCTGCTGTCCGGCATTCCCACCCTCGACGACCCCTCGGTGTCGGTGACGCAGGAAATCCTGGCCGGACACGAGGACTTCGCCTGGGACGACATCGCACGCCTCGTCGACGGCGACGGGAAGATCGTCGACACCCGCTCGATGGGGTTCTCCGAGCGCGACCGGCTGGAGCTGGTCCGGTGCCTGGCCGGCCCCGAAGGGCACCTGGACGACAGGCGGATCAGCGACTGCTTCGGCGAGCACTTCTTCACCACGAACTTCTGGTTCATGTGGTGCACCACGTTCGCCTTCCAGCCCTGGCACAGCGCCATCGAGTTCCGCCGCTACCTCAGGCGCTTCATCCACCTCTTCCCCGAGTTCTCGTCCATGTCCGGCATCCACCGCACCCGTTACAACCAGTACGACTCCATCGTGCGGCCCCTCACCGCCTGGCTGCTCGAACACGGGGTGACCATCCATACCGGGTGCCACGTCACCGACCTGGGACTCGCGTCGCAGCGCCGGAAGACCACGGTCGAAACCATTCATCTCTCCCGGCACGGACGGGACGAGAGAATCGCCGTGGGCCCCGAGGACCTGGTCCTGGTGACCAACGGCTCCATGACCGACGCCTCCAGCCTCGGCTCGCACACCGCGGCACCGTCCCCGCAGCCCCACCGGTCGGACGCCTGGCTGCTCTGGCACCGCCTGGCCCGGGGGCGCGACGACTTCGGCAGGCCGGACGTCTTCGACAAGCACGTCAAGGAGTCCCGATGGGAGTCGTTCACCGTCACCGCGAAGGATCCCGTCTTCCTCGAGGCGCTGGAGAAGTTCAGCGGCCGTGAGACCGGCCGGGGCGGGCTGATGACGTTCACCGACTCCAACTGGCTGCTGACCATCGTCGCCAACCGCCAGCCCGTCTACCGCAACCAGCCCGAGGACGCCTCCGTCTGGTGGGGTTACGGCCTGTATCCCGGCCGCGCGGGCAACCACACGCCCAAGCCGATGACGATGTGCTCCGGCCGGGAGATCCTCGAAGAGGTCCTGCACCACCTCCGGTTCGACGACGCGGTGGCGGCTCGTGTGCTGGAGACCTCCACCGTCGTGCCCTGCCTGATGCCGTACATCACCAGTCAGTTCCTGGCCCGCCGCCGCGACGACCGCCCGCAGGTGGTGCCCGAGGGCTCGGTCAACCTCGCGTTCATCGGGCAGTTCGCCGAGGTGCCCGACGACGTCGTCTTCACCGTCGAGTACTCCGTGCGCACCGCCTGGACAGCCGTGGCCCGGCTCCTCGGCCTCGACAAGCAGCCGCCCGCGGTCTACAAGGGCCACCACGATCCCCACGTACTGGCCGCCGCGCTGGAAACCATGCACCGCAGGTAA
- the ctaD gene encoding cytochrome c oxidase subunit I, whose translation MDEAQLDQVKHAGEVPTRPAVREEAGAAVPRADRPSWTEWLTTTDHKKIGTMYLVTAFVFFVVGGVMALMMRAELARPGLQIMSNEQFNQAFTMHGSIMLLMFAMPLFTGFANWIMPLQIGAPDVAFPRLNMLAYWLFLFGSSIAAFGFLTPGGAADFGWFLYAPLSDAVHSPGLGADLWIMGVALSGFGSILGAVNFITTIICMRAPGMTMFRMPIFTWNVLLTGLLILMIFPVLAAALFALECDRKFGSHVFDAANGGALLWQHLFWFFGHPEVYVLALPFFGIVSEVIPVFARKPMFGYMGLIGATIAIAGLSVTVWAHHMYVTGGVLLPFFAFMTFLIAVPTGVKFFNWIGTMWKGSLSFETPMLWTTGFLITFVFGGLTGVILASPPMDFHLSDSYFVVAHFHYTVFGTVVYAMFAGFHFWWPKFTGKMLDERLGKITFWTLTAGFHLTFLVQHWLGVEGMPRRYADYLAADGFTALNSLSTMGSFLLGLSILPFFYNVWKTAKYGRPVAVDDPWGYGRSLEWATSCPPPRHNFTSLPRIRSESPAFDLHHPEIAATETVA comes from the coding sequence ATGGACGAGGCGCAGCTGGACCAGGTGAAGCACGCGGGAGAGGTGCCGACGCGCCCCGCGGTCCGCGAGGAGGCCGGCGCGGCCGTCCCGCGGGCGGACCGGCCGTCGTGGACGGAGTGGCTGACGACCACCGACCACAAGAAGATCGGGACGATGTATCTGGTCACCGCCTTCGTGTTCTTCGTCGTCGGCGGTGTGATGGCCTTGATGATGCGCGCCGAACTGGCCCGCCCGGGCCTGCAGATCATGTCGAACGAGCAGTTCAACCAGGCGTTCACGATGCACGGCTCGATCATGCTGCTGATGTTCGCCATGCCGCTGTTCACCGGCTTCGCCAACTGGATCATGCCGCTGCAGATAGGCGCCCCGGACGTCGCCTTCCCCCGGCTGAACATGCTGGCCTACTGGCTCTTCCTGTTCGGCTCGTCGATCGCCGCGTTCGGTTTCCTCACGCCGGGCGGCGCCGCCGACTTCGGCTGGTTCCTGTACGCCCCGCTGTCCGACGCCGTCCACTCGCCGGGCCTCGGCGCCGATCTGTGGATCATGGGCGTCGCGCTCTCCGGCTTCGGCTCGATCCTGGGCGCGGTCAACTTCATCACCACGATCATCTGCATGCGCGCACCCGGCATGACCATGTTCCGCATGCCGATCTTCACCTGGAACGTGCTGCTGACCGGCCTGTTGATCCTGATGATCTTCCCGGTGCTGGCGGCGGCCCTCTTCGCGCTGGAGTGCGACCGCAAGTTCGGCAGCCATGTCTTCGACGCGGCGAACGGCGGCGCGCTGCTGTGGCAGCACCTGTTCTGGTTCTTCGGCCATCCCGAGGTGTACGTGCTGGCGCTGCCGTTCTTCGGCATCGTCTCCGAGGTGATCCCGGTCTTCGCGCGCAAGCCCATGTTCGGCTACATGGGGCTGATCGGCGCGACCATCGCCATCGCCGGCCTGTCGGTGACCGTGTGGGCGCACCACATGTACGTCACCGGTGGCGTACTGCTGCCGTTCTTCGCCTTCATGACCTTCCTGATCGCGGTGCCGACCGGGGTGAAGTTCTTCAACTGGATCGGCACGATGTGGAAGGGCTCGCTGAGCTTCGAGACGCCGATGCTGTGGACCACGGGATTCCTGATCACGTTCGTCTTCGGTGGCCTGACCGGAGTGATCCTGGCGTCACCGCCGATGGACTTCCACCTCTCCGACTCGTACTTCGTGGTGGCGCACTTCCACTACACGGTCTTCGGTACGGTCGTGTACGCGATGTTCGCCGGCTTCCACTTCTGGTGGCCGAAGTTCACCGGCAAGATGCTCGACGAACGCCTCGGCAAGATCACCTTCTGGACTCTCACGGCCGGCTTCCACCTGACCTTCCTGGTCCAGCACTGGCTCGGTGTCGAGGGCATGCCCCGCCGCTACGCGGACTACCTGGCCGCCGACGGCTTCACCGCCCTCAACTCCCTGTCCACGATGGGCTCGTTCCTGCTGGGCCTGTCCATCCTGCCGTTCTTCTACAACGTCTGGAAGACCGCGAAGTACGGCAGGCCGGTCGCCGTCGACGACCCCTGGGGCTACGGCCGCTCCCTGGAGTGGGCCACTTCCTGCCCGCCGCCGCGCCACAACTTCACCTCGCTCCCGCGGATCCGCTCCGAGTCCCCGGCGTTCGACCTGCACCACCCGGAGATCGCCGCGACCGAGACGGTGGCCTGA